The genomic DNA CATGACGGCCTGCCGCGCCGCCCGCACCTCGTCCGAATCGGTCTCGATTTCCATGTTCGGAGCCACGGTGAGGTTGCACGACGGCATCAGCTTCGGCAGGCCGGCCACCTTGACCAGGCAGATGCGGCAGTTGCCGGCGATGGAGAGGCAGGGGTGGTAGCAGAAATAGGGAATCTCGATACCGTGGCGCAGAGCGGCCTGCAGCACCGTCTCCCCTTTTTGCGCTTCGACCAGCTGGTTGTCGATCTTCAGTTCGATCATGGTTTCTTCAGCCTCTTCAACCTATCGGTCGGACCCGTCCGACCCGTCTGACACGTCCGACCAGTCAGATTTCCAGCCGCCCGCCATTCATCGAGCGGCCATGTTCGATGTAGTATTCGAATTCCTCCCGGAACTTCCTGAGGAAACTCACCACCGGCATGGAGGCCGCGTCGCCCAAGGCGCAGACGGTGTTCCCCATGATCCCCCGGGTAATGCTCTCCAGACGCTCCAGATCCCCCTTGTCCCCATTGCCGGCAACGATCCGGCCGACGATCTTGTCCATCCAGGCGGACCCTTCGCGGCAGGGGGTGCACTGCCCGCACGACTCGTGGCGGTAAAAGCGACTGAGCACCTGCAGCAGGCGCACCATGCAGGTCCCCTCGGCGATAACGATGATGCCGCCGGAGCCGAGCATGCTCCCGGCCGCTGCCACGGATTCGGCGTCGAGGGTGATGCCGTCGATTTCCGCGGCCTTCAGGATGGGGGTGGAAGAGCCGCCGGGGATCACCGCCTTGAGCGGTTTCCCCCCGCGGATGCCGCCGGCGTCGTCGAAGATGATCATCTTCAGCGGGTAGCCGGTCGGCCGCTCGTAGAGGCCGGGCCTCTCGACGTGGCCGGAGATGCCGAAAAGGCGGGTGCCGCTGTTCTTTTCGGCGCCGAGGCGGGCGTAGGCCGCTCCCCCGTGGGCGATGATCCAGGGGACCGTGGCCAGCGTCTCCACGTTGTTGATGACGGTGGGCGCCTGGTAGAGCCCCTTGACCGCCGGGAAAGGAGGCTTGTTGCGGGGGTAGGCCTTGAACCCCTCCAGCGAGGTGAGCAGGCTCGATTCCTCCCCGCAGACATAGGCGCCGGCGCCGCGGTGGACGATGATGTCGCAGGAGAAGTCCGTGCCGAGGATGCGCTCCCCGACCAGCCCGGCGTCCTGCGCTTCCATCAGCGCGGCGCGCAGGCGCCGGAGGGGCAGGTCGAACTCGCCGCGGAGGTAAATGAAGGCATGGCGCACCCGCAGGGCGTAGGCGGCCAGCAGCACCCCTTCGATCAACTGGTGCGGCGCCTGCTCGAAGACCCAGCGGTCCTTGAAGGTTCCCGGCTCCCCCTCGTCGGCGTTGCAGCAGAGGTAGACCACCGGACTGGCCTTGTCGACGAAGGACCATTTTTTCCCGGTCGGGAAGCCGGCACCGCCCCGTCCGCGCAGCCCGGAGAGGGTGACTTCGGCTTCGACCCCGGTCGGCTGCAGGCTGTACAGTGCCCTCTCCAGCGCCTGATAACCTCCCCGCCGGCGGTAGGCCGCCAGGGTGTGGGAGTCGGCCGTCACCTCGAAATTGAAGAAGACTCTCGCTTCGGTCATGCCAGCTCCTGAAGAATCCGGTCGATTTCGACTTCGCTCAGCCGCTCGTGGTAGGTATCGTTCACCTGCATCGCCGG from Desulfuromonadales bacterium includes the following:
- the nuoF gene encoding NADH-quinone oxidoreductase subunit NuoF, which translates into the protein MTEARVFFNFEVTADSHTLAAYRRRGGYQALERALYSLQPTGVEAEVTLSGLRGRGGAGFPTGKKWSFVDKASPVVYLCCNADEGEPGTFKDRWVFEQAPHQLIEGVLLAAYALRVRHAFIYLRGEFDLPLRRLRAALMEAQDAGLVGERILGTDFSCDIIVHRGAGAYVCGEESSLLTSLEGFKAYPRNKPPFPAVKGLYQAPTVINNVETLATVPWIIAHGGAAYARLGAEKNSGTRLFGISGHVERPGLYERPTGYPLKMIIFDDAGGIRGGKPLKAVIPGGSSTPILKAAEIDGITLDAESVAAAGSMLGSGGIIVIAEGTCMVRLLQVLSRFYRHESCGQCTPCREGSAWMDKIVGRIVAGNGDKGDLERLESITRGIMGNTVCALGDAASMPVVSFLRKFREEFEYYIEHGRSMNGGRLEI